CGCAGGGGAGCGTAGGAGATGGGAAAATTGCAGGGCGTTCGATCAGCCAGATCCCGAAGTCGAGGACAGACCATGTCATGCGGACACTTAAGGTATAAATAAGTTAGATTACTGCCCTTACATCGCGATTACGTTAAAACTTACTGGTGCCACAGTGTGACCTTCTTGTTCCTGTTCCAACAAAAATTGCCTAGCCTCGTTGACTAACTCGCTGCCACGGCGCGTTCCCTCCTCCACAATGACCAGGTAGCCATCGCACTTCCGCCACAGATTCCGCAGCACATCCTCCCGCTGCTCTTTGTTCTCCAACTCAAAAAGTGTATGAGATATTATGACCAGATCATAATTGGTTTCGATGGCGGGCAGGAACTGTCGATAAAATACATTGCGCAGGGCTATTTGCTTGTTCTCATTGCCATCGCGTAGTATGAGCTCAGATATCTCATTCATCTCCCTGGACCTGTCCACGTTGTAGTACTCGAAAATGTCTTCGCGCCACAGTTCGCTGGCCACCCACATGCCGGTTCCAACGCCGGATCCGAAGTCAAAGAAGCTTCGTGGCCGAAACTGTTCATCCCGCTGCGCCAGCTCCGTGAGGACGCGCTTCAACACGGCGTACTCCTGGGCACCACGAGCTATGGCGTACACAAGCGACTCGTATGCTCCATATTCTATTCGCTTCCAGGCGTAGATACGCTGGCCCAGCCTTTTGTTGATCTCCAGCTCCCGCTTGCGCCTCCAGCGCTCCGCCTCGTCTTCGTCGAGTGTAGCTAGGCGATCCAGAGGCATCTTTGTGTTGACCTCTTCGATAACGATGCGTTTCTTGTTCTCAATCTCTTCCAGAGTGGGTGGTGGATGACGGGATTTAATGTATGAGTTGAGCTGCTGGCCATCATGAATTAGTTTCTTGACGGGGTGATCCCCCACGATGCGCTTTAGCGTATCATTCAATTGTTTTGGTAGCTCCACATGATTGGGTCTCACTACTCCGGGATGTTTCCTGGGCTTCAGGGTGGCATGTTCCAGGGCAGAGACCACAGCTGGCTCCACATCCACGGCAATCTTACTGGTGAATCGATGCAGTCGTGGCACTAGATTTTTCGTTGTGAATTTCAATGAAAAATTCATATTAACTTCTAATTAGCTTAGTAATATGTAACcgagaaatcaaaacaaatgagAGCCACATGAGCTTACCGGCGATTTGCCAGTGCTGTAAAAGTTCCATTCCCATCAGCTGACGGTGCTGCCAGACGTTTTGCTTCAATTACAGATGCGGTTATATTAATAGAATCTTTTTTCTGTTTAAACTAACATTTAATAgtcttaaaataattatatgtaTTATTCGAAATAATTGTACTTACGTTATCtgtataaatttattgaataaAAATAGCAATTTGTCAAGAAAATataacaattaaacaaaaagAGTACTAGAATCGTGACCTCTACTGTGTGCCTGCCTCTTCTTGAAAATCTGAAAACAAACTTGGCATCCGCAAAATGTTGTAAATactaaatttaataaataatggaAGAATACGAAGCACAAGTGAGCAAAGGTGATAACATGAGGTCCcaactatttttatgaaaatatttgcatcAAATAGTTGCTCGTTGTGGAGCAGGCATTGGAAAATGCCGCGGATGATGCGCAACGCCAGGAACTTTTGGCCTTAAAGAACAATCTGCAGGAGCTGTTGGACCTCACTCGGGACACAGGAGATGAAGCACCAACCGATGAATTACCTCAGCAAGACAACGATCTGGACGACGAGCTGCAGCGGCTCAAAAGCGAACTTAGCGACCTAGAGGCGGCAGGCTCCTCGCAAACCGCGTTGGATGAAGAACGCCAGCTGGCTGACTTGCGAACCAAGTACACTGCCATGGTGGGCGAGAAGTGCTCCGCTCCACACGAGCACAGTTGGGGCACCTGCTACCACAATGCCCTCATCTGCGGTGTGGACGACGAGGTGGTTATAAACAGGGAAGGCGTCTTGGATGCTCGACTAAGGGTTCTTTTTACAAATCCCACGCATCGAGAAATGCTGCCCTGTTCGTATTACCTCGAAGGAGAGTGCCGTTTTGATGAGGCCAAGTGTCGCTTTTCCCATGGCGCCCTTGTCACCGGTAGCTCCATTAGGAAATACAATCCACCCGATTTCCACAAACTCTCCCGCAGTCGTCCAGTTTTTGCCCTGCTACCGGATCGATTGTGGCACCGAGGTCGTGTCCTTTGCGTTAATTTCGTCGAGCAGGTATGCCGCGTCCGATTGGATGGGCAGGATCACAAGGAGCGGGAAAGAGACTTCAAGTTCGAAGAACTGTATCCACTGACCACCGATCAGGATGAGGATGACGAGCTCTCCAGTGAGGAGAGCACCTCCAGCATGAGAGACGCCAGCAGTGACGAGGCGGAGTCCGATATGGATGATCTGGAGGAAGCTAGAAGAGCCCGCATGGTCGAGTTAAGTTTGTTTACCTTTAAACCGACAGATCGGCTGGGAGCCTGGGAGGAGTTCACACGGGTAAGATAAGTAGAGTAAAATTCAGAACTTTAAATGCCTATAAATACTATCCCCAATAGGGCATTGGCTCTAAGCTTATGGAGAAAATGGGTTACATCCATGGTACGGGTCTCGGCTCAGATGGAAGGGGAATCGTCACCCCGGTAAGCGCCCAGATACTTCCCCAGGGTCGATCTCTAGacgcctgcatggagctgcgtGAAGCCGCTAACGGGGACAAGGATTATTTTAGCGTGGAACGAAAGCTAAAGCGCGCCCAGCGACGACAGCGAAAGGCTGATGAGAAGGCCTACGTCCGTGAATCGCAACGTGTGGATGTCTTTACATTCCTAAACGACAGGGTTTTGGGGCCTGGAGAAAGCACTCAGCAGAGCGAGCAAGTGGCCAAGAAAGCTAAGACCAACGAGTTACAGCAGCACTCAACCAAAACTCTTAACGTGGAAACAGTGCGTATTGCTGATGAAATCCGCCGAAAGCAAAGAGATATGGCCAAGGTTAAACAGTCTCTGGAGCGGAATTCTGGAGATGCGCAGCTCCAGAAGCGACTACAAGTGCAGATGCAAAGCCACAAACAGGAGCTAGCCACGCTGCAGGCACAGGAACGAAGTTTGAGCAAGGAACAGCAGACGCGTAAGAGCAAGAATAAAATGTTTGAGTTTTAATAATGAGTGTTTCAAGAAATTTTTGGAGGTAACGCGGGTCAAAAAAATGCATATTCCTAAATTCCAACATTTATTATTGAAAAGTATTCTACACACATACAAAATGTAAAAACGATTAAGAAAATCTTATTTATCTATGTACAATTAAATACTACCGAAGGCTCCCGCCGTAATTATGGCCGTCATGTACTGCTCCAGTAGCGCCTGCGCCAGATGAGCCCCGTGCTCTACGGCCAGCGAGTAGGCCGTGTCTCCGTCCTCGTTGGTGGCACTTAGATCCAAATCTTTGGCCAGAAGCTCGTTGCACGTATGCGGATGATTGCCGGCCGCTGCGTACATAAGCGCCGTGCTCCCAACGATGTCCATGTGACCCGAATCAGCGCCGTGTTCCAGCAAGAAGCGGACGATCTCGTTATGCCCACCGGCGGCAGCTAGGAGTAGAGGACTAATCAAATCTGGAGCCATAGTGTTTACATTGGCACCAGCCGCGACGAGGAGCTGGACGGAAACCAGTTGACCGTAGGATGCTGCCCAATGTAGAGCCGTGAAGCCATGTGCATCCTTGAAATCAATGTCCTGCTGACGCGCTCTTTCAGCTGCCACTTGCTCCTCCGTGATCTCGCCTTGGCCAGCGCGTTCGTGAAAGGAGAGCGAAACTTCAACGGGGCAAAAGGTTGCCTCTGTGTTGCCGCGCTGCAAATTGGTCAGCACGGTGGACTGGGGGCGGTACGGCAGGAAGGCGCTCTTCCGCTTGGCGTCCAGTACCAGCATGGAGGTGGGCGCCGACCGCACGCCCTCATCGTCGTCGGAATTCGCGTTATTTTGGATTGTGTTTGCTGGTGCCACCATTTGTTTTGGTTATATTTCCGTTTAACACCCTGTATTGGAAGCCCGAAAGGGTATAACATGTCGAACTAAATGATATAAAAGTTTATAAAATGCCTTCTTAATATAAATTCTTTCAATATCCAGTTTAAAATTGATTTACTGCTAAAATGTCTcgtattttaaacaaataaaaaattatttatgtcAAACGCTAACAACATCATATAACTAGAATATGACTGGGTATCCAACAGTCGGTACACCCATCTTCTAGTTGCTGTAGTTTTGTCTGTGGTGTGGTAAAGCCACATTGTAATCGGCATTAATTTGCAACTCCAGCACGGTCACACTCGattggtttgtttttattttctcgtTTCAAAGCTTAATTTGCGTTtaattatgtaaatatatttaccCGATTTGTTAGCactgtgtttgtgtgtttcaTAACAGGTTTTGCGACGCGGCGCAGTTGTTTCTTTGGCCAAAACTTCCCTGCACCTGTTGCGCCTCGCCAATTTGTTTTCAGTGCAAACCTGCGTTTGGTCTTTTTTATGCCCTTTCGTTGTACGTTTCCACTGCCCCGAATTAATTGCGTCGAAACATCACCAAGATGGGCAACACGAGTTCCAAGGGCGAGTCGGACGCCAGTGAGCCACCCCTGGAGGGGGGCAAGCCGCAcaagcagcatcagcagcacaaGTCCAGTGATGCCTCCCACAACGGAGTCCCTGACGTGGGCGGCAGCCACAACAATCTAATGGTGACGCAGGCGCAGGGCTCGATGACCAGGTCGGCATCTGGCGCGGATGTCACCGAGAAGTACCTCACCCAGCTGGTGCCGGTGGAGAAGCTAGCCGAGATTCTCAGGGAGCAGACGTCGTCCAAACTGGGCATTAATGGCATTGTGGCAGATGTCTTTGTGGTGAGTAATTAACTGATAACACCGAGCCCACTCATAAAAAACAACACCTCTTTCGCCAGTCACAAGTCTTTCCGCAGTACGCCGACCTGGGACAGCGGCTGTTCAACCTGATGCACTCCAACTCCAAGGCCACAACGAAACATCTGGGCGCCGTTGCTTTCCGACAGCAGTGCGAACGCTTTTTGGGCATCATGGATGATTCGAAGACGCTGGAGTGTTACATTAAGATGTACGCCCAGGAGGAGAATCCGGACCAAATTGACAAGACGGGAGTGACGCGGTTGCTCCACATCTGCTACACCATTGCCATGCAGCACTCGGGCAACGCCGTGCTGTGCCCGGCCATCAACCGCACGTTCGGTTCGGTGACCAAATCCATTTTCCTGTGCCACGACAGTATGAGTCTGGGCTACGTTTGCCGCTGGTTCGAGCAGAACCTGATGCGGCTGGTGCTTCTCGTGCACAAGTACTGTGTGCACACTTTGTCAACCGCTTATCGTGGTCTAGAGCAGCAGAACCAGTCCTGCGGCATTGAGTTACAGACTCCGGTGCTTGAGCAACGTAATCCATTCACAGATACCACCGACTTTAGTGGTGGTAGCACGAGGGACATGGATTCGCTGATGCCGCTCTCGCAAGCTTGGCTGCTGGCTGGAGCTCTGCCGCCACTCTACTCCAAGCCCCAAACCGTGACTCCGCCGGCCACAAAGGGAAACAACAATGTCAGCGCGTCCACAGCGGTACAGATTTTCAAGGACAAGTTGTCGATGATGCCGTCACACTGGACACTGCTGTACAACTCCAATGAGCATGGCGTGGGTGCCAACCGGTTTCTGCACCACGTCCTCGGCTATCGGGGTCCAACACTGGTCCTGCTGCACACCAAGGATGAACAGACGTATTGCGTGGCCTCACCCAGTGAGTGGAAGGAAACGCATCTGTTCGTGGGCGGCGAGGGCAGCTGTGTTATCCAGCTGCTGCCCAAGTGGGTAGCGAAATGTTGGAGATTTACAATCCTTACTAATGGAATTTTTTAAAGGTTTGTGATACTGGAAAAAAAGCCCAACATTCTTTACCTTAACACCAGCATACGCGGCTATCCGAAGGGCTTACGTGCCGGCGCCGATCCGCGAAAACCCATTATAGCAGTCGACGAGCATTTCGAGAATATTGACTGCAAGGGACTGGCGGCTGGGCTCATGTCCATCGAGGTAAAAAGAACATGCACCTTCATCCTTCCAACACATTTAGAGATTAGCTATTGACAAAATCAAATAGAAACCCTGATTTCATGAACCTCATTTGAAAAGTGAATCAATCATTCGAACCAAACCAGTCAACACGTCTAATATTTTTCTGTACTTTAATCGCATTCATGTACAATAAGCCTTATTCAACAGGGTATATgttatatatgtgtatatgcatatatggTATATAGTGTAAAATTCATAGACGTATATCGTAATAAACGGCATAATCTCCAGTCTAAGCTGTTAAAAACAGCACACGTATGGCTCCAAATGGCCAGGTGTGTGCTCTAGCGATGCATTTAAACTAAGTCTACGATTCTCCATACCCAACAACAGTCAACCAACAACAAGAACTACACGTTGCTCGCCATCTTTTCTTCGATCTCATCCGCAGGTGTGGGGCTGCGGCGACAAATCATCACGTGAAGTGCAATTGGACATCAAGAAGTGGCAGATCAAGGAGGCCGAACGGCAGAGGACAGTGAAGCTCACGGCCGCCGACTGGATGGACCATCCGGATCGATATCTCCTCGAGCTGGGCGGCAGGCAGAACTATAACAATTGATCGCGACTGCTGCGCATATATGTATTCTAAAAGCAATGGGTGGGGAATGCCATTCGAAATGAGGGGCATGCCACGTCGAAATTTACTGGGATTTGCTATAGTTATGCACTCGCAGCACGAGAAGTAATCACTGGActgaatttgtttttaattgatgttGATTGATATTCGGTTtacttgtttttctttctatTATCAATGTTTAGTATTCGATTTGATTTATGTTCGTAACGTGAATTCCGTGAATGCCTTTAAATGTACTTCGGTCTACTTGTGTATCCATGTATATGTCACACACTGTCTTCGTTTTCGTCAACTTTTTCCTTTAGGTCTTCTGTTTTGTTCCGTATCTttgttcaaaaatgtaaaaaagcAAGTATTATGAAAAGACATAGGATTCGAAGTgcttaaacaaatatttcaataaatgttACAAATGAAATGAAGTCGTATTCTCTACTTGCAAGCGTGGAATGCAGTTCTCATCATTGTTTAATCTCATATCACCAAACTATATGATTCTAAAACAATGTTAGTGGAGTTAAATGACcaacaaaattgaaatttctTATCACATATCAACAATAGCAAGAAATACGTAAACAAAAGCATTAGGGTCAAAAATCTGAATGATATGCAATGTTAGTAGACAAATGGGTGCAGTAGCTTATGAAAATAATACGAATTGTACGAGATAAAAACATAAAAGGCGGTTTCGAATATTTTccaatattatattatttatgtgtGTATATTAGTTTTACAATAAGAATTTCTATTTAAATACAAGTCACGCCCTTTTCTGACCGGCGGCAGTCACAAAAATTCACAATCGGTTCAGgcatgtttttaattaactacTTCGCCACACAAAAAGTTGGAGACCTAACTATGCGGGGTCACCTAGCAGGGATGTATAGAGTAAAATATCGTTTCGGGAAAGTCTGTTTACACAATCAGCACATAAAAAGTACTTACAAAATATCTGACCCCTCTATTCAATGATGATTCTTTGGGATGCTAAGGGTTGTGTGGATTCACTTGTGCGCGCTATCAGGAGAAGCGATTACAGTGAATGACGATCTAAAATAAGTTGCTTTCGCTATGAAAACTAAGGCCACAATTCAAATGCCCCATTTGATGGGCCGCTAGAAAGTGTTCGTTTCATGAGTATTCTATGCCTAGCACAAATCAAGATATGGGGtggaaaaacaataaatataagcATAGCATATAACTGATAAGGGGCTTTAAGGTCAGCGCGTCTAGGTGATGTACTCTCGATCGCGGCGTCGCCGCGTCGTGGAGGCAATAAAGACCACGGGTTGTACACCAGCGCCGTCATCTTCAACGTCTCCATCCTCTCCGTCCACGTCCAAGTCACCGTCGTCAGCGTCATTATCCCCGCCCGTTGAGTTCGACCACTCGGACGCCGACTGGTTGCTGCCAGTGGCACTAAACTTGAGGCTGCTTGACATGCCAAACGATACGGATAGCGAGGCGCTGAGTGACGAGGCATTCAACTGCTGGCTCACGTCCACGCCATCTTCGTCCTCGAAAGCGTCGTCAATGTGCGGGTGCTGATGGTGCTGGTAGTGATATTGTTGGTAGCGGTGTCACCTGCCTGCGCCCGCACCCAACAGCAGGGCATAATCATCGTTGGACTCGGGAATtggcgccgctgccgacgcGGCACCAGGGGGCAGGCGCAGGAAACTGCCACCGCCGCCAGCACCCGCACCCGGATCCCTTTCGCGCTCGCGAAGATGCAATGTGTCGCGTTGGCGGGTCGACGGCTGTGAGCCTGCCGCTCCCGGCAagtgtagttgttgttgttggtagtTGCTATTGCTACTGTTCCCATCGTCGGCCACGCCTGCTAAAGGAAATCGAGATTGGGAGTGAGTAGATTGACTTTCGGGCAGTGTATTCAGCTTGCCATCATACACAGGCACGATCAGGCGACTGGACGTTGCACCATACATGTTACCTGATTGCGACGAGTTGCCCGGCAGCTGCTGATCTTGCCGCTTGCTGATCAGATACTCGGACTCACTGCTGGACCGGCGAGGACTGCGCGCCAGCGGCTGGTATGTGGTGCGTCCCTGGAAGCGACGACTCAGTGAACTGCCCACGACGCCCAGATGCTCGGTGACATCCTCCTGCATGTCGGATATGTCCATCATGGAGAGGAAGGCGCGACACCAGCTATGGTTCGGGTTGTTCCAGTACTGCGGCGAGTTGATGTGGAACGGGTGGTGCGGGAAGCTGTAGATGTGAGCCACGGCCGCGATAAACATTTCGATGCAGATGAGGAAATTCTGGTGGGCGATaacaaatacatacatatttgaaTTGGTTTTTGGAAACTTTCACTTTGGTTTCATTGGTTGTGTTTGCAAATTTGGGAGGGAGAAAAGCAAGATAAAAACTCTTCGTCATCAGCATTAAACGAACGTAGgactgtttttgtttttatgatTAGGATGGTATGAGAAAATcctttcaaatttaaatattagcTAGCTCTT
This genomic stretch from Drosophila mauritiana strain mau12 chromosome 2L, ASM438214v1, whole genome shotgun sequence harbors:
- the LOC117150382 gene encoding methyltransferase-like protein 17, mitochondrial — translated: MNFSLKFTTKNLVPRLHRFTSKIAVDVEPAVVSALEHATLKPRKHPGVVRPNHVELPKQLNDTLKRIVGDHPVKKLIHDGQQLNSYIKSRHPPPTLEEIENKKRIVIEEVNTKMPLDRLATLDEDEAERWRRKRELEINKRLGQRIYAWKRIEYGAYESLVYAIARGAQEYAVLKRVLTELAQRDEQFRPRSFFDFGSGVGTGMWVASELWREDIFEYYNVDRSREMNEISELILRDGNENKQIALRNVFYRQFLPAIETNYDLVIISHTLFELENKEQREDVLRNLWRKCDGYLVIVEEGTRRGSELVNEARQFLLEQEQEGHTVAPCPHDMVCPRLRDLADRTPCNFPISYAPLRLGSDSLADRHTSLYSYAILKKGSQSDSSRSWPRIVRPTLVRSKHAICRLCTEKGNLQEVIFTKSKHGKSAYSCAKVSRWGDRLPMSLGQPQIKPESNESEEPPVLA
- the LOC117150531 gene encoding zinc finger CCCH-type with G patch domain-containing protein yields the protein MEEYEAQLLVVEQALENAADDAQRQELLALKNNLQELLDLTRDTGDEAPTDELPQQDNDLDDELQRLKSELSDLEAAGSSQTALDEERQLADLRTKYTAMVGEKCSAPHEHSWGTCYHNALICGVDDEVVINREGVLDARLRVLFTNPTHREMLPCSYYLEGECRFDEAKCRFSHGALVTGSSIRKYNPPDFHKLSRSRPVFALLPDRLWHRGRVLCVNFVEQVCRVRLDGQDHKERERDFKFEELYPLTTDQDEDDELSSEESTSSMRDASSDEAESDMDDLEEARRARMVELSLFTFKPTDRLGAWEEFTRGIGSKLMEKMGYIHGTGLGSDGRGIVTPVSAQILPQGRSLDACMELREAANGDKDYFSVERKLKRAQRRQRKADEKAYVRESQRVDVFTFLNDRVLGPGESTQQSEQVAKKAKTNELQQHSTKTLNVETVRIADEIRRKQRDMAKVKQSLERNSGDAQLQKRLQVQMQSHKQELATLQAQERSLSKEQQTRKSKNKMFEF
- the LOC117150609 gene encoding DNA-binding protein RFXANK; this encodes MVAPANTIQNNANSDDDEGVRSAPTSMLVLDAKRKSAFLPYRPQSTVLTNLQRGNTEATFCPVEVSLSFHERAGQGEITEEQVAAERARQQDIDFKDAHGFTALHWAASYGQLVSVQLLVAAGANVNTMAPDLISPLLLAAAGGHNEIVRFLLEHGADSGHMDIVGSTALMYAAAGNHPHTCNELLAKDLDLSATNEDGDTAYSLAVEHGAHLAQALLEQYMTAIITAGAFGSI
- the LOC117150390 gene encoding uncharacterized protein LOC117150390, which produces MGNTSSKGESDASEPPLEGGKPHKQHQQHKSSDASHNGVPDVGGSHNNLMVTQAQGSMTRSASGADVTEKYLTQLVPVEKLAEILREQTSSKLGINGIVADVFVSQVFPQYADLGQRLFNLMHSNSKATTKHLGAVAFRQQCERFLGIMDDSKTLECYIKMYAQEENPDQIDKTGVTRLLHICYTIAMQHSGNAVLCPAINRTFGSVTKSIFLCHDSMSLGYVCRWFEQNLMRLVLLVHKYCVHTLSTAYRGLEQQNQSCGIELQTPVLEQRNPFTDTTDFSGGSTRDMDSLMPLSQAWLLAGALPPLYSKPQTVTPPATKGNNNVSASTAVQIFKDKLSMMPSHWTLLYNSNEHGVGANRFLHHVLGYRGPTLVLLHTKDEQTYCVASPSEWKETHLFVGGEGSCVIQLLPKFVILEKKPNILYLNTSIRGYPKGLRAGADPRKPIIAVDEHFENIDCKGLAAGLMSIEVWGCGDKSSREVQLDIKKWQIKEAERQRTVKLTAADWMDHPDRYLLELGGRQNYNN